The following proteins are encoded in a genomic region of Enterocloster clostridioformis:
- the mfd gene encoding transcription-repair coupling factor, translating to MENPLLELQEYDNLVQALKSGKGPLQVTGTLDSQKVHLMYELGEASAFAWKLVVTYDDTRAKEIYDDFRSFTSQVWLYPAKDLLFYSADIHGNLMTRQRIAVLRRLMEDREGVVVTTMDGLMDHLLPLKYLREQSITVESGQVIDLDSWKERLVAMGYERMAQVDGMGQFSIRGGIVDIFPLTEEVPVRIELWDDEVDSIRTFDLESQRSVEQLESITIYPAAEVVLSGDQLAAGIRRLEKEEKTYEKALREQHKPEEAHRIHTIIEELRNGLDEGWRIGGLDAYIRYFCPDTVSFLEYFPQGESVIYLDEPARLKEKGETVELEFRESMVHRLEKGYLLPGQTGLLHPAAEVLARMQKPFAVMLTGLDQKLPGMKVNQKFSIDVKNVNSYQNSFEILIKDLTRWKKEGYRVILLSPSRTRASRLASDLREYDLRAYCPDVRETDSGNGGGDSTGSPDSGNPVAVNAAANKVRPGEILVTYGNLHRGFEYSLLKFVFITEGDMFGVEKKRKRRKKTNYQGKAIQSFTELSVGDYVVHEEHGLGIYKGIEKVERDKVIKDYIKIEYGDGGNLYLPATRLESIQKYAGAEAKKPKLNKLGGAEWNKTKTRVRGAVQEIAKDLVKLYAARQEKAGFQYGPDTVWQREFEELFPYDETDDQMDAIDAVKKDMESRKIMDRLICGDVGYGKTEVALRAAFKAVQDSKQVVYLVPTTILAQQHYNTFVQRMKDFPVRVDMLSRFCTPARQKRTLEDLRKGMVDIVIGTHRVLSKDMQFKDLGLLIIDEEQRFGVAHKEKIKHLKENVDVLTLTATPIPRTLHMSLAGIRDMSVLEEPPVDRMPIQTYVMEYNEEMVREAINRELARNGQVYYVYNRVTDIDEVAGRVQALVPDVVVTFAHGQMREHELERIMADFINGEIDVLVSTTIIETGLDIPNANTMIIHDADRMGLSQLYQLRGRVGRSNRTSYAFLMYKRDKLLREEAEKRLQAIREFTELGSGIKIAMRDLEIRGAGNVLGAEQHGHMEAVGYDLYCKMLNQAVLALKGETLEEDSYETVVECDIDAYIPVSYIKNEYQKLDIYKRISAIETEEEYMDMQDELMDRFGDIPHSVENLLKIAAIRALAHRAYVTEVVINRQEVRLTMYQKARLRVEKIPDLVRSYKGDLKLVPGDVPSFHYIDRRNKNQDSLEMMGKAEEILKDIYGIRI from the coding sequence ACAGCGGATTGCTGTGCTGCGCCGCCTCATGGAGGACAGGGAGGGCGTGGTGGTCACCACCATGGATGGCCTTATGGACCATCTGCTGCCCCTTAAATATCTGAGGGAACAGTCCATCACGGTGGAGAGCGGACAGGTGATTGATTTGGATTCCTGGAAGGAACGCCTGGTTGCCATGGGCTATGAGAGGATGGCCCAGGTAGACGGTATGGGGCAGTTCTCCATACGGGGCGGAATCGTGGATATATTTCCGCTGACCGAGGAAGTGCCGGTGCGTATTGAGCTGTGGGATGATGAGGTGGACTCTATCCGTACCTTTGATCTGGAAAGCCAGCGCTCGGTGGAGCAGTTAGAGAGTATCACCATTTATCCGGCAGCGGAGGTGGTGCTCTCAGGGGACCAGCTGGCAGCCGGAATCAGAAGGCTGGAAAAGGAAGAAAAGACATATGAGAAGGCGTTAAGGGAGCAGCATAAGCCGGAGGAGGCCCACAGAATCCATACCATCATCGAGGAGCTGAGAAACGGACTGGATGAGGGATGGAGAATTGGCGGGCTGGACGCCTATATCCGGTATTTCTGCCCTGATACGGTTTCCTTCCTGGAATATTTCCCCCAGGGTGAGAGCGTAATTTATCTGGATGAGCCTGCCAGATTAAAGGAAAAGGGCGAGACCGTGGAGCTGGAATTCAGGGAAAGCATGGTGCACAGGCTGGAGAAGGGTTATCTGCTGCCGGGCCAGACCGGGCTTCTCCATCCTGCGGCCGAGGTCCTGGCCCGGATGCAGAAACCGTTTGCGGTTATGCTTACGGGGCTGGACCAGAAGCTTCCGGGCATGAAGGTGAATCAGAAATTCAGCATAGATGTTAAAAATGTAAACTCATACCAGAACAGCTTCGAGATTCTTATTAAGGACCTGACCAGATGGAAGAAGGAAGGCTACAGGGTTATCCTGCTGTCTCCTTCCAGGACCAGGGCCAGCAGGCTTGCCAGCGACTTGAGGGAATATGACCTAAGGGCCTATTGCCCGGATGTGCGGGAAACGGATAGCGGGAACGGGGGAGGAGACAGTACCGGCAGTCCGGATTCCGGGAATCCGGTTGCTGTAAATGCCGCTGCCAACAAGGTCCGGCCGGGAGAGATACTGGTTACCTACGGCAATCTCCACCGGGGATTTGAATATTCTCTTTTGAAGTTTGTATTTATCACAGAAGGCGATATGTTCGGCGTGGAGAAAAAAAGAAAGCGCCGTAAAAAGACAAATTACCAGGGCAAGGCCATACAGAGCTTCACCGAGCTGTCGGTGGGGGATTATGTGGTCCACGAGGAGCACGGCCTGGGTATATATAAGGGTATCGAGAAGGTTGAGCGGGATAAGGTCATAAAGGACTATATCAAGATTGAGTATGGGGACGGGGGCAATCTGTATCTGCCGGCCACACGTCTGGAAAGTATCCAGAAATACGCGGGGGCGGAGGCCAAGAAACCCAAGCTTAACAAGCTGGGAGGGGCTGAGTGGAATAAAACCAAGACCAGGGTCCGGGGAGCTGTCCAGGAAATTGCCAAGGATTTGGTGAAGCTTTATGCGGCGCGCCAGGAGAAGGCCGGATTCCAGTATGGGCCGGATACGGTGTGGCAGAGGGAGTTTGAAGAACTGTTCCCCTACGATGAGACCGATGACCAGATGGATGCCATTGACGCGGTGAAGAAGGATATGGAGAGCAGGAAAATCATGGACCGGCTGATTTGCGGCGATGTGGGGTACGGCAAGACAGAGGTGGCCCTGAGGGCGGCATTTAAGGCGGTCCAGGACAGCAAGCAGGTGGTGTACCTGGTGCCGACCACCATTTTAGCCCAGCAGCATTACAATACATTCGTTCAGCGGATGAAGGATTTTCCGGTGCGGGTGGATATGCTGAGCAGATTCTGTACGCCGGCCAGGCAGAAAAGGACGCTGGAGGACCTGCGCAAGGGAATGGTGGACATTGTAATCGGCACCCACCGGGTTTTGTCCAAGGATATGCAGTTTAAGGACCTGGGACTGCTGATTATTGACGAGGAGCAGCGGTTTGGCGTTGCCCATAAGGAAAAGATCAAGCACCTGAAGGAAAATGTAGATGTACTCACCCTGACAGCCACGCCGATTCCCAGGACGCTTCATATGAGTCTGGCAGGCATAAGGGATATGAGTGTGCTGGAGGAACCTCCGGTGGACAGGATGCCCATCCAGACCTATGTGATGGAATACAATGAGGAGATGGTGCGTGAGGCAATCAACCGTGAGCTGGCAAGGAACGGCCAGGTATATTATGTATACAATCGCGTGACGGATATTGATGAGGTGGCCGGCCGCGTACAGGCTCTTGTGCCGGATGTGGTGGTAACATTTGCCCATGGCCAGATGCGGGAGCATGAGCTGGAACGGATTATGGCGGATTTCATCAACGGGGAAATCGACGTTCTGGTATCCACCACTATCATTGAGACCGGCCTGGATATACCCAATGCCAATACCATGATTATCCACGACGCGGACCGCATGGGGCTGTCCCAGCTGTATCAGCTGAGAGGCCGGGTAGGACGTTCCAACAGGACCTCCTATGCCTTTCTCATGTATAAGAGGGATAAGCTTTTGAGGGAAGAGGCTGAGAAGCGCCTCCAGGCCATCCGGGAATTTACGGAACTGGGATCCGGCATCAAGATTGCCATGCGGGACCTGGAAATCCGGGGCGCGGGCAATGTGCTGGGGGCAGAACAGCACGGCCATATGGAAGCCGTGGGGTATGATTTGTACTGCAAAATGCTGAACCAGGCCGTGCTGGCCCTTAAGGGAGAGACATTGGAGGAGGATTCCTATGAGACCGTTGTGGAATGCGACATTGATGCATACATTCCCGTAAGTTATATCAAGAATGAATACCAGAAGCTGGATATCTATAAACGTATCTCCGCCATTGAGACAGAGGAGGAGTACATGGATATGCAGGATGAGCTTATGGACCGCTTTGGGGATATACCGCACAGTGTGGAGAACCTGCTTAAGATAGCGGCTATCAGGGCTCTGGCCCACCGGGCATATGTGACAGAGGTGGTTATTAACCGACAGGAGGTAAGGCTTACCATGTATCAGAAGGCCAGACTCCGGGTGGAGAAGATTCCGGACCTGGTGAGGTCCTACAAGGGGGATTTAAAACTGGTGCCCGGGGATGTGCCTTCCTTCCACTATATTGACAGGAGGAATAAGAACCAGGACAGCCTTGAGATGATGGGGAAGGCGGAAGAGATTCTGAAAGATATATACGGGATACGCATATAG
- a CDS encoding Bug family tripartite tricarboxylate transporter substrate binding protein, translating to MKKSVLGMILAGIMAVSVTGCGGSAAKDGEWAKNVEIQVPAKAGGGTDVMARALANKVSGESGSTITIVNNTDGGGVVACEKASAGKKDGSTLTQWHLTMLIKTAAGLYDKSATEDFTVIGVAVPKDKANNVLVVSGGSSYQTLDDLIGAAKERPGEVMFGVETGGTVHIQTGLFAKAAGIDVKYVEAGSDTEKLTALVGNSIDACFVNANQAKQYVESGKARALGAISNSDEGGRSSVLPEVPDFIEQGVDFSFKMLNVVLVGPKDMDSELASRIHDYYASAANDAEVVKTLAPAGMEMEFLSLEEGGSTLKEMQGQIDAVVEELGLRK from the coding sequence ATGAAGAAAAGCGTATTAGGGATGATATTGGCAGGAATCATGGCGGTTTCGGTGACGGGATGCGGAGGCAGTGCCGCAAAGGACGGTGAATGGGCCAAGAATGTGGAGATTCAGGTACCGGCCAAAGCCGGCGGCGGAACCGATGTGATGGCAAGGGCATTGGCTAACAAGGTATCAGGAGAGTCCGGTTCCACCATCACCATTGTGAATAATACGGACGGCGGCGGAGTAGTCGCGTGTGAGAAAGCATCAGCCGGAAAAAAGGACGGCTCCACCCTGACACAGTGGCATCTGACCATGCTGATTAAAACAGCAGCGGGACTGTACGATAAATCAGCCACAGAGGACTTTACGGTCATTGGAGTGGCGGTTCCCAAGGACAAGGCCAACAATGTGCTGGTGGTATCCGGCGGTTCTTCTTATCAGACCCTGGATGATTTGATTGGGGCTGCAAAGGAAAGACCGGGTGAGGTCATGTTCGGCGTGGAAACCGGCGGAACGGTACATATCCAGACAGGGCTGTTTGCAAAGGCAGCGGGAATCGATGTCAAATATGTGGAGGCAGGATCCGATACAGAGAAGCTGACTGCTCTGGTGGGAAACAGCATTGACGCCTGTTTTGTAAATGCAAACCAGGCAAAGCAGTATGTGGAATCCGGTAAGGCCAGAGCCCTGGGAGCCATCTCTAATTCCGATGAGGGCGGACGCAGCAGCGTGCTTCCAGAAGTGCCTGACTTTATTGAACAGGGCGTGGATTTCAGCTTCAAGATGCTAAATGTGGTCCTGGTAGGGCCAAAGGACATGGATTCGGAGCTGGCATCCAGGATTCACGATTACTATGCATCCGCTGCCAATGACGCGGAGGTGGTAAAGACTCTGGCGCCTGCTGGAATGGAGATGGAATTTTTAAGCCTGGAGGAAGGTGGGAGCACCTTAAAGGAAATGCAGGGACAGATTGACGCCGTGGTGGAGGAACTGGGGCTTAGGAAATAA
- a CDS encoding LysR family transcriptional regulator, protein MDLRQIEYIVAIEQEQSISKAAEKLYLTQSALNQQLLRLEKELGTPLFERRKHSMIPTLAGRIYLATARRMVDMKRETYKIISDITEENAGEISIAYTPEQGSLMFSCIYPYFREKYPNITFSIREARVKKMEQMILQKEVTMASLTYFGNQKNPFLEYVDMGEELMVLGLPVSHPLAHLAGDDSFRTFPEIDLKLLREDSFTLISRETRMRDMIDRAFEEAGFRPRILFESVSTRTVVNMVRQQICPAFFPQSYVEPEAPIAYFSVRPRQTWMRCMAYLKGCYLTKPEKYYIELATRYVQGCL, encoded by the coding sequence ATGGATTTACGCCAGATTGAATATATTGTTGCCATCGAACAGGAACAGAGCATATCCAAGGCAGCTGAAAAGCTGTATCTCACCCAGTCGGCCCTGAATCAGCAGCTGCTGCGTCTGGAAAAGGAGCTGGGTACTCCGCTGTTTGAGCGCAGAAAACACAGCATGATTCCCACCCTTGCGGGCCGTATTTACCTGGCCACGGCCCGCCGCATGGTGGACATGAAACGGGAGACCTACAAAATCATCAGCGACATCACAGAAGAAAACGCCGGCGAGATATCCATAGCCTATACTCCGGAACAGGGTTCCCTCATGTTCTCCTGCATATATCCGTATTTTCGTGAAAAATACCCCAATATCACGTTCAGCATCAGGGAAGCCAGGGTAAAAAAGATGGAACAGATGATACTTCAGAAGGAAGTCACCATGGCCAGCCTTACCTATTTTGGAAACCAGAAGAACCCATTCCTGGAATATGTGGACATGGGTGAAGAGCTTATGGTGTTGGGTCTTCCTGTCTCCCACCCTCTTGCCCATCTAGCGGGTGATGACAGCTTCCGGACCTTTCCGGAGATAGATTTAAAGCTCCTGCGGGAGGACAGCTTCACCCTGATATCCAGGGAGACCAGAATGAGGGACATGATTGACCGTGCTTTTGAGGAAGCAGGCTTCCGTCCCAGGATTCTGTTTGAATCTGTCAGCACCAGGACCGTGGTGAACATGGTGCGGCAGCAGATATGTCCAGCCTTCTTTCCCCAGTCCTACGTGGAGCCCGAAGCCCCCATCGCCTACTTTTCCGTCCGTCCGCGGCAGACATGGATGCGCTGCATGGCCTATCTGAAGGGGTGTTATCTGACCAAACCGGAAAAGTATTACATTGAGCTGGCAACCCGGTATGTACAGGGATGTCTGTAG